A single window of Dendropsophus ebraccatus isolate aDenEbr1 chromosome 5, aDenEbr1.pat, whole genome shotgun sequence DNA harbors:
- the MED13 gene encoding mediator of RNA polymerase II transcription subunit 13, with protein MSSCFVPNGASLEDCHSNLFCLADLTGIKWKQYVWQGPTSAPILFPVTEEDPILSSFSRCLKADVLSVWRRDQRPGRRELWIFWWGDDPNFSDLIHHDLSVEEDGSWDNGLSYDCRTLLFKAIHNLLERCLMNRNFVRIGKWFVKPYEKDEKPVNKSEHLSCSFTFFLHGDSNVCTSVEINQHQPVYLLSEEHLNLAQQSSSPFQVILSPFGLSGTLTGQSFKMSDSSTKKLIGEWKQFYPISSTVKECPDEKQEEMDWEDDSLAAVEVLVAGVRMVYPACFVLVPQSDIPTVSSAGATHCSNTCLGVQVPASSRDPAMSSVTLTPPTSPEEVQTNDVQSAQKWMKFPSVSDCFNSDSTSHHGGKIPRKLANQVVDRVWQECNMNRSQNKRKFSATSNGVCDEETSDKATTWDFVEATQRTTCVCSRHKNLKQRNSGQPCVVTPAGPQQQAAQKHKTNEKPEKGDKPQKRPLTPFHHRISLGDDVSMETDTTSQRLGIRSQDSRGRFSNMRPSDVAKTPQLHGNEMSNSPQPPPLSPHPCEVLDDGGESIKNPSTPQSQHFYQMPTPDPLIPAKAIDERIDGLSQSFAPPFTEVLEPTIYLGTAVHLEEGESDNTWKYYKVPKKKESEFLPPSLPNDKIRDDGFGPSGKENTSVTELMVQCKKPLKVSEELILKYQSKNQYVPTAVLDGDQEPDPYAFVDGDVEFVFSDAKKERQVNEREVGKKHKADDGISNVAVLAQEGEDAMSLFNPSVKQDAQRSAAHARTASTSLFHETDLVVSYTDLDNLFNSDEDELTPGSKRVLNNDDKTNSKESKSGNLDPLSCISTVDLHKMYPTPPSLEPHLGFSPMNMNNKDYGNIDTTPGGTTLDGIAAHFKIEVDEGFCSPKHCEIKDFSYVYKPETCQVMVGCTMFAPLRTLPSQCLPPIKFPDECIYRPSWTVGKLDLLPPVPTMPFIKDGNISSVSSAIDQEYVQTYTPQTHTPFGMSNSAPPSNGGAGILPSPATPRFSAPTPRTPRTPRTPRAGPASVQGSVKYENSDLYSPASTPSTCRPLNSVEPATVPSIPEAHSLYVNLILSESVMNLFKDCNFDSCCICVCNMNIKGADVGVYIPDPTQEVQYRCTCGFSAVMNRRFGNSSGLFLEDELDIIGRHTECAKEVEKRFDALRAAGTDLGVIKDTEKMPDELILLLHEQCTNLFSPFGIMDEEPATKTSIVNYAARVEEQDCCNDCYLALEHGRQFMDNMSGGKVDEALVRSSCLHRWSKRNAVDSSKQCSQDILRMLLSLQPVLQDAVQKKRTVRSWGVQGPLTWQQFHKMAGRGSYGTDESPEPLPIPTFLVGYDYDFLVLSPFALPYWERLMLEPYGSQRDIAYVVVCPENEALLNGAKSFFRDLTAMYESCRLGQHRAISKQLTDGIMRVGSSASKKVSDKSVADWFSQAASSSNETFSKLRLYAQVCKYELGPYLASQPLDNSLLCQPNLAAPVVPVVSAQPPPAGNAGNPSTPSSIPSAPPANPSTTPSSSLPTTTAPGLPAPANGTNALQGSKTTNFPPYGSITNSTNAVPTQVSSVPNSQMGQQQQNLQPATAMSSEQAAAVAASEVTESTMDRDKVGVPTDGESHAITYPPAIVVYIIDPFTYENKDEGSNSSSVWSLGLLRCFLEMLHILPPHIRNTVSVQIVPCQYLLQPVRHEDRQIYTQHLKSLAFSVFTQCRRPLPGSTNVKTLTGFGPGLAVENALKSPERPECIKLYTPPFILAPVKDKQTELGETFGEAGQKYNVLFLGYCLSHDQKWLLASCTDLYGELLETCIINIDVPNRARRKKGSARRSGLQKLWEWCQGLVQMSSLPWRVVIGRLGRIGHGELKDWSSLLSRRNLQSLSKRLKDTCRMCGISAADSPSILSACLVAMEPQGSFVIMPDSVSTGSVFGRSTTLTMQTSQLNTPQDTSCTHILVFPTSAFVQVASVNNTNENIFSTNNDGSDGMGIFDVLDTPEDLDPDLINIFPASPSGSPGHSPGSHYPHGGDVGKGQGTDRLLSTESHDEVPNILQQPLALGYFVSTAKAGPLPDWFWSACPQAQNQCPLFLKASLHLHVPSVQSDELLHSKHSHPLDSNQTSDVLRFVLEQYNALSWLTCDPATQDRRSCLPVHFVVLNQLYNFIMNLL; from the exons TGAGCATTTGTCCTGCTCGTTCACCTTCTTTCTTCATGGGGACAGCAACGTTTGCACAAGTGTCGAAATCAACCAGCACCAACCGGTCTACCTGCTCAGCGAGGAGCACCTGAACCTAGCCCAGCAGTCAAGTAGCCCGTTCCAAG TCATCTTGAGTCCGTTTGGATTAAGTGGAACCCTCACAGGGCAATCATTCAAGATGTCTGATTCTTCTACCAAGAAACTAATAGGCGAATGGAAACAGTTCTATCCCATTTCATCCACTGTAAAAGAGTGCCCAGACGAAAAACAAGAGGAAATGGACTGGGAGGACGATTCATTGGCAGCTGTCGAGGTTCTCGTCG CTGGTGTTCGAATGGTCTACCCAGCATGCTTTGTGCTTGTCCCCCAGTCAGACATCCCTACAGTCAGTTCAGCTGGGGCCACTCATTGCTCAAACACGTGTTTAGGTGTTCAAGTGCCTGCTTCTTCTCGAGATCCAGCCATGTCTTCAGTAACTTTGACACCACCGACATCCCCTGAAGAAGTTCAAACAA ATGATGTCCAGTCTGCACAGAAGTGGATGAAGTTTCCATCTGTTTCTGATTGTTTTAATTCCGATAGCACGAGTCATCATGGTGGTAAAATACCAAGAAAATTGGCAAACCAAGTGGTTGATAGAGTTTGGCAAGAGTGCAACATGAACAGATCCCAGAACAA aaGGAAGTTTTCAGCCACTTCAAATGGCGTGTGCGATGAGGAGACATCTGACAAAGCCACAACCTGGGATTTTGTAGAAGCCACACAAAGAACAACTTGTGTCTGTTCAAG GCACAAAAATCTCAAGCAGAGAAATTCTGGCCAGCCGTGTGTGGTGACGCCTGCCGGGCCCCAGCAGCAAGCGGCTCAAAAGCACAAGACTAATGAGAAGCCGGAAAAAGGCGACAAACCTCAGAAGCGTCCACTTACTCCATTCCATCATCGTATCTCACTTGGTGATGATGTCAGCATGGAAACAGATACTACAAGCCAGAGACTTGGAATTCGCTCCCAAGATAGCAGAGGACGCTTCTCGAATATGCGGCCAAGTGATGTAGCAAAAACTCCTCAATTGCATGGCAATGAGATGAGCAATTCACCTCAGCCTCCTCCTTTGAGTCCTCATCCCTGTGAGGTTTTAGATGATGGTGGTGAAAGTATAAAGAATCCCTCCACACCTCAGAGTCAGCATTTCTATCAGATGCCGACTCCAGACCCTCTAATTCCTGCTAAAGCAATAGATGAACGCATCGATGGCTTGTCTCAGTCCTTTGCACCTCCTTTCACCGAAGTCCTGGAACCAACAATCTATCTTGGCACAGCAGTTCATTTGGAGGAAGGTGAAAGTGACAACACCTGGAAGTATTACAAGGTCCCAAAGAAAAAGGAATCTGAGTTTCTTCCTCCGTCACTTCCAAATGATAAAATCCGAGATGATGGTTTTGGTCCTTCTGGAAAGGAAAATACTTCTGTCACGGA GTTAATGGTGCAATGTAAAAAGCCGTTGAAAGTTTCAGAAGAATTGATCCTCAAGTATCAGAGCAAGAACCAGTACGTCCCCACTGCTGTCCTGGATGGTGATCAGGAACCCGATCCTTACGCTTTTGTGGATGGGGATGTGGAATTTGTTTTCTCTGATGCCAAAAAGGAAAGACAGGTCAATGAAAGAGAAGTTGGAAAAAAGCATAAG GCAGATGATGGAATCTCTAATGTTGCTGTTTTAGCCCAAGAAGGTGAAGACGCGATGTCCTTATTCAACCCATCAGTGAAACAAG ATGCGCAGAGATCAGCGGCTCACGCCCGCACGGCCTCCACCAGCCTCTTTCATGAGACCGATCTCGTGGTCTCCTACACGGATTTGGATAACCTCTTCAACTCTGATGAAGATGAGctcacg CCTGGCTCTAAAAGGGTTCTTAACAATGACGACAAGACCAACAGCAAGGAGTCAAAGTCTGGGAACCTGGACCCCTTGTCCTGCATAA GTACAGTGGATCTTCATAAAATGTATCCAACGCCGCCTTCTTTGGAACCGCACTTGGGCTTCTCGCCTATGAACATGAACAACAAAGACTATGGGAATATTGACACTACACCGGGAGGAACGACGCTCGATGGAATTGCTGCCCATTTCAAAATAGAAGTTGATGAAGGATTCTGTAGCCCAAAACATTGTGAAATTAAG gatttctcctatgtatACAAACCTGAAACATGCCAAGTCATGGTGGGGTGTACCATGTTTGCTCCTTTGAGAACACTTCCAAGCCAGTGCTTGCCACCCATCAAGTTCCCAGATGAGTGCATTTACCGTCCCAGTTGGACTGTGGGGAAACTGGACCTGCTCCCACCGGTGCCCACAATGCCTTTCATCAAAGATGG GAATATCTCCAGTGTCAGCAGTGCAATTGATCAAGAATATGTTCAGACCTACACACCACAAACCCATACGCCATTTGGAATGTCCAATAGTGCCCCCCCAAGCAATGGTGGAGCCGGCATCCTTCCTTCTCCTGCCACACCACGCTTTTCCGCACCCACTCCACGAACGCCAAGAACACCTCGTACCCCGAGAGCAGGTCCAGCCAGTGTTCAGGGGTCCGTCAAATATGAGAACTCGGATCTATACTCTCCAGCCTCCACACCGTCAACATGCAGACCCTTAAATTCAGTAGAACCAGCAACCGTTCCCTCCATACCGGAGGCTCACAGCCTCTACGTCAACCTCATCCTCTCAGAATCTGTCATGAATCTTTTTAAGGATTGCAATTTTGATAGCTGCTGCATTTGTGTTTGCAACATGAACATTAAAGGTGCCGATGTGGGTGTGTATATTCCGGATCCCACCCAGGAAGTGCAGTACCGCTGTACATGCGGCTTTAGTGCGGTGATGAATCGGAGGTTCGGTAACAGCTCGGGCCTCTTTCTGGAGGATGAGTTGGATATAATTGGCAGACATACAGAATGTGCTAAGGAGGTGGAGAAACGCTTCGATGCCCTTAGAGCCGCAGGAACTGATCTTGGGGTCATAAAGGATACAGAGAAGATGCCAGATGAATTAATACTACTCTTACATGAACAGTGCACTAACTTATTCTCGCCGTTTGGAATTATGGATGAAGAGCCAGCAACAAAAACCAGCATTGTCAATTATGCAGCTCGCGTTGAGGAACAAGATTGCTGTAATGATTGTTACTTGGCGCTGGAGCACGGACGACAGTTTATGGATAACATGTCCGGCGGCAAAGTGGATGAAGCGCTAGTCAGGAGCTCCTGCTTACATCGCTGGTCTAAAAGGAATG CGGTGGATTCCAGTAAGCAATGTTCCCAGGACATCCTGCGGATGCTTCTCTCTCTGCAACCTGTTCTGCAAGATGCTGTTCAAAAGAAGCGAACTGTTCGGTCGTGGGGCGTGCAGGGTCCCTTAACCTGGCAGCAGTTTCACAAAATGGCTGGCCGTGGCTCGTATG gaaCAGATGAATCTCCAGAACCGCTGCCCATCCCCACCTTTCTGGTTGGATACGATTATGACTTTTTGGTGCTGTCTCCCTTTGCTCTGCCGTACTGGGAAAGGCTGATGCTGGAACCGTACGGCTCCCAGAGAGACATCGCATACGTGGTGGTGTGCCCAGAAAATGAGGCTCTTCTAAATGGAGCGAAGAGTTTCTTTCGGGATCTGACTGCGATGTATGAG TCTTGCAGACTTGGCCAGCATCGAGCGATTTCCAAACAGCTGACAGACGGCATCATGCGAGTTGGCTCCTCTGCATCCAAAAAGGTTTCTGATAAGTCTGTTGCGGATTGGTTTTCTCAGGCAGCGAGCAGCAGCAATGAGACCTTTTCCAAATTGCGATTATATGCGCAAGTGTGCAAATATGAATTAG GGCCGTATCTTGCTTCTCAACCACTGGATAATTCTTTGCTCTGCCAACCAAACCTTGCCGCTCCTGTGGTTCCGGTCGTTTCTGCTCAGCCTCCTCCTGCAGGCAATGCTGGCAACCCCAGTACCCCGTCATCCATACCCTCCGCTCCACCAGCGAACCCATCCACTACTCCAAGCAGTTCTCTGCCCACTACAACCGCACCAGGCCTTCCTGCTCCTGCAAATGGGACGAACGCCTTACAGGGAAGCAAAACCACAAACTTTCCTCCCTATGGGAGCATAACCAACTCCACTAACGCTGTCCCAACACAAGTGAGTTCTGTCCCCAACAGTCAGATgggacagcagcagcagaaccTACAGCCGGCGACTGCAATGTCAAGTGAGCAGGCGGCAGCGGTGGCCGCATCGGAGGTTACGGAGAG CACCATGGATCGGGATAAGGTCGGAGTCCCGACTGACGGAGAGTCTCATGCCATCACCTACCCACCAGCCATTGTGGTTTACATTATTGACCCTTTTACTTATGAAAATAAAGACGAAGGTTCAAATTCCTCAAGTGTTTGGTCCCTGGGGCTTCTCCGCTGTTTCCTGGAAATGTTGCACATTCTTCCACCGCACATCAGGAACACCGTTTCTGTTcag ATTGTTCCATGCCAATATCTTCTCCAGCCGGTGAGACACGAGGATCGGCAGATTTATACTCAGCATTTGAAATCCTTAGCGTTCTCTGTGTTCACGCAGTGTCGGAGGCCGCTTCCAGGCTCCACAAATGTGAAAACCTTAACTGGATTCGGGCCTGGTTTGGCTGTGGAAAATGCTTTGAAAAGTCCAGAG AGGCCGGAATGCATTAAACTGTACACGCCACCATTTATTCTGGCCCCCGTCAAAGATAAGCAGACCGAACTTGGCGAGACGTTTGGAGAAGCTGGCCAAAAATACAACGTTCTCTTCCTTGGTTACTGTTTATCTCATGATCAGAAGTGGCTCCTGGCGTCTTGCACAGATCTCTATGGCGAATTATTAGAAACCTGTATCATCAATATTGATGTGCCAAATCG AGCTCGGCGGAAAAAAGGTTCTGCTCGCCGCAGTGGTCTCCAGAAGCTTTGGGAGTGGTGCCAAGGACTCGTACAGATGAGCTCTTTACCATGGAGAGTTGTAATTGGCCGACTGGGAAGGATAGGGCACGGGGAGCTGAAAG ATTGGAGCAGTTTGTTGAGTCGTCGCAATTTGCAATCACTGAGCAAAAGATTGAAGGATACATGTCGAATGTGCGGCATATCGGCGGCGGATTCTCCCAGCATTCTTAGTGCTTGTTTGGTAGCTATGGAGCCACAGGGTTCATTTGTTATCATGCCAG ATTCTGTGTCGACTGGCTCAGTGTTTGGCCGCAGCACTACGTTAACCATGCAGACTTCACAGCTTAATACACCGCAGGACACCTCCTGCACCCATATTCTAGTGTTCCCTACATCAGCATTTGTGCAAGTGGCGTCTGTAAATAACACCAATGAGAATATCTTCAGTACAAATAACG ATGGGTCAGACGGGATGGGGATTTTCGATGTGCTTGATACACCAGAAGATTTGGATCCAGATCTTATAAACATCTTTCCTGCATCGCCAAGTGGATCCCCCGGCCATTCTCCAGGATCTCATTACCCCCATGGAGGTGATGTTGGCAAG ggtcaAGGAACTGATCGACTTCTATCGACAGAGTCTCATGATGAAGTTCCCAACATCTTACAACAACCATTGGCACTAGGGTACTTTGTTTCCACTGCCAAAGCCGGTCCGTTGCCTGACTGGTTTTGGTCAGCATGCCCTCAAGCACAAAATCAGTGCCCGCTGTTTCTTAAG GCCTCTCTGCACCTTCATGTGCCTTCAGTGCAATCCGATGAGTTGCTGCACAGCAAACACTCGCACCCCCTGGATTCCAACCAGACCTCAGATGTCCTCAG GTTTGTTTTGGAACAGTACAACGCCCTCTCCTGGCTAACCTGTGATCCTGCAACTCAAGACAGGCGTTCGTGTCTGCCGGTTCATTTTGTGGTGCTGaaccagttatataactttatcatGAATTTGCTGTGA